A section of the Salvelinus sp. IW2-2015 linkage group LG7, ASM291031v2, whole genome shotgun sequence genome encodes:
- the LOC111966731 gene encoding uncharacterized protein isoform X1, whose protein sequence is MVNSTLTHCSCKPVQLGLRRKAGLKEVENETGDLPPWLNLLLDENTTYEKDPQKPKNRHDMLERVRTKLIEIQRSMNNQMETDMFEKKIHREERMKTPLDALMASRKETSLPMLLSSLKHELREPKSALLFWYKILKSDVSELSDDRDFEYRTILQKIGQFHNFSHKKLPYSKEKFCLLVLSLPSNQLLQPAMQDALMFLTENVFQLLPRQLKHWYQYLKLPFYDTS, encoded by the exons ATGGTCAATTCCACCTTAACACATTGCAGTTGTAAGCCTGTCCAGTTAGGACTCAGAAGGAAGGCAGGTCTAAAGGAGGTAGAGAATGAAACTGGGGACTTACCTCCTTGGCTGAACCTGCTCTTGGATGAGAACA CCACATATGAGAAGGATCCTCAGAA accaaagaacagacaTGATATGCTGGAACGTGTCAGAACAAAGTTAATCGAAATCCAGAGATCTATGAACAATCAGATGGAGACAGACATGTTTGAGAAGAAAAT acacagagaggagagaatgaagaCTCCCCTGGATGCATTGATGGCCTCAAGGAAGGAGACAAGTCTACCTATGCTGCTCTCCTCACTAAAACATGAGCTCAGGGAACCAAAATCTGCACTTTTATTTTG GTACAAAATCCTGAAGAGCGATGTCTCAGAACTGTCCGATGACAGGGACTTTGAGTACAGGACCATCCTGCAGAAGATCGGCCAATTCCACAACTTCTCTCACAAGAAGTTGCCCTACTCAAAG GAGAAATTTTgtctccttgttctctctctgccaTCGAATCAGCTTCTCCAACCAGCCATGCAAGATGCTCTGATGTTCCTCACTGAGAACGTCTTCCAGCTCCTACCCCGACAACTCAAGCACTGGTATCAGTATCTCAAACTGCCCTTTTATGACACCTCGTGA
- the LOC111966731 gene encoding uncharacterized protein isoform X2, whose amino-acid sequence MVNSTLTHCSCKPVQLGLRRKAGLKEVENETGDLPPWLNLLLDENTTYEKDPQKPKNRHDMLERVRTKLIEIQRSMNNQMETDMFEKKIHREERMKTPLDALMASRKETSLPMLLSSLKHELREPKSALLFWYKILKSDVSELSDDRDFEYRTILQKIGQFHNFSHKKLPYSKLLQPAMQDALMFLTENVFQLLPRQLKHWYQYLKLPFYDTS is encoded by the exons ATGGTCAATTCCACCTTAACACATTGCAGTTGTAAGCCTGTCCAGTTAGGACTCAGAAGGAAGGCAGGTCTAAAGGAGGTAGAGAATGAAACTGGGGACTTACCTCCTTGGCTGAACCTGCTCTTGGATGAGAACA CCACATATGAGAAGGATCCTCAGAA accaaagaacagacaTGATATGCTGGAACGTGTCAGAACAAAGTTAATCGAAATCCAGAGATCTATGAACAATCAGATGGAGACAGACATGTTTGAGAAGAAAAT acacagagaggagagaatgaagaCTCCCCTGGATGCATTGATGGCCTCAAGGAAGGAGACAAGTCTACCTATGCTGCTCTCCTCACTAAAACATGAGCTCAGGGAACCAAAATCTGCACTTTTATTTTG GTACAAAATCCTGAAGAGCGATGTCTCAGAACTGTCCGATGACAGGGACTTTGAGTACAGGACCATCCTGCAGAAGATCGGCCAATTCCACAACTTCTCTCACAAGAAGTTGCCCTACTCAAAG CTTCTCCAACCAGCCATGCAAGATGCTCTGATGTTCCTCACTGAGAACGTCTTCCAGCTCCTACCCCGACAACTCAAGCACTGGTATCAGTATCTCAAACTGCCCTTTTATGACACCTCGTGA